From one Enterococcus sp. DIV2402 genomic stretch:
- the trpC gene encoding indole-3-glycerol phosphate synthase TrpC: MDFLEKILIEKCKEVAQLPIVERKNQAKAYPFYQQVKEHPEKLHVIGEIKRASPSKGEINVDVDIVAQAKSYEQAGVSAISVLTDEVFFKGNMTDLQTVAKNVQVPVLCKDFIIDEKQLFRAKNAGASMVLLIVAALPFDKLKELHEKAISLDLEVLVETHNTEEMEKAHAIDAKIIGVNNRNLKTFIVDIQHSLDLAQPDDGPIYISESGFVTGEDAKRVAEDYHVILVGETLMRAENPKAKIAELRVSRHDEN; encoded by the coding sequence ATGGATTTTTTAGAGAAAATTTTAATTGAAAAATGTAAAGAAGTCGCGCAATTACCAATTGTTGAACGAAAAAATCAAGCAAAAGCCTATCCTTTTTACCAGCAAGTAAAAGAACATCCAGAAAAACTTCATGTAATTGGAGAAATTAAGCGGGCTTCTCCTTCAAAAGGAGAAATCAATGTCGATGTTGATATTGTCGCACAAGCAAAATCTTATGAACAAGCGGGTGTTTCAGCAATTTCAGTTTTAACCGATGAAGTATTTTTTAAAGGAAATATGACAGATTTACAAACAGTTGCTAAAAATGTTCAAGTACCTGTTTTGTGTAAAGATTTTATTATCGACGAAAAACAGTTATTCCGTGCAAAAAACGCAGGAGCAAGCATGGTCTTGTTAATTGTTGCAGCATTACCTTTCGATAAACTAAAAGAATTGCATGAAAAAGCAATATCTCTTGATTTAGAGGTTTTAGTTGAAACACATAATACTGAAGAAATGGAAAAGGCACACGCAATTGATGCTAAAATCATTGGCGTAAACAATCGTAATTTAAAAACATTTATTGTAGATATTCAGCACAGCTTAGATTTAGCTCAGCCTGATGATGGTCCAATCTACATTAGTGAATCTGGCTTTGTTACCGGTGAAGATGCCAAACGAGTAGCAGAAGATTATCATGTTATTTTAGTTGGAGAGACGTTGATGCGTGCAGAAAATCCAAAAGCAAAAATTGCAGAATTGCGAGTGAGTCGTCATGACGAAAATTAA
- the trpD gene encoding anthranilate phosphoribosyltransferase, which yields MKEIFEKLYQGNDLTESEMTQLAEMIFTGELKDTQISAALIALKMKGITSTEMAAIAKVMQKNALTIENAPTNAMDNCGTGGDHSNSFNVSTTTAFVLAAGGIPMAKHGNRSISSRSGSADVLEELGVKLTTSQEQISQLLNEIGIAFLFAQAMHPSMRYVINVRRELATPTILNLIGPLTNPVNLETQLMGTFAESLLKETAETLGKLGRKRAIVLQGAYGMDEANLAGDTKFALLENGKVEEFTISAADAGLPEYPLEAIVGGDSKRNAEILVSVLENQPSPFLDTVLLNAGLGFYANGKVNSVKEGVEEARKIIASGAAREKLAQLIEKQKEVQ from the coding sequence ATGAAAGAAATATTTGAAAAATTATATCAAGGAAATGATTTGACTGAATCAGAAATGACCCAATTAGCAGAAATGATTTTTACAGGTGAATTAAAAGATACACAAATTTCTGCTGCATTGATTGCTTTAAAAATGAAGGGCATTACATCAACAGAAATGGCTGCAATTGCCAAAGTTATGCAAAAAAATGCTTTAACAATTGAAAATGCACCAACTAATGCAATGGATAATTGCGGAACTGGTGGCGATCATTCGAACAGTTTTAATGTGAGTACAACAACTGCTTTTGTTTTAGCAGCAGGTGGGATACCAATGGCAAAACATGGGAATCGTAGTATCTCTAGTCGTTCTGGTAGTGCCGATGTTTTAGAGGAACTAGGCGTGAAACTGACGACATCACAAGAGCAAATTAGCCAACTATTAAATGAAATTGGAATTGCCTTCTTATTCGCACAAGCAATGCATCCTAGCATGCGTTATGTCATTAATGTTCGCCGTGAACTAGCAACGCCAACTATTTTAAATTTAATTGGTCCACTAACCAATCCAGTAAACTTGGAAACACAGCTAATGGGAACTTTTGCGGAAAGCTTACTCAAAGAAACAGCAGAAACGCTTGGTAAGCTTGGACGTAAACGAGCGATTGTTTTGCAAGGAGCATATGGGATGGACGAAGCTAATTTAGCTGGAGATACAAAATTTGCATTACTAGAAAATGGTAAGGTTGAAGAATTCACGATTTCTGCTGCGGATGCGGGATTACCAGAATATCCTTTAGAAGCAATAGTTGGCGGAGATTCTAAACGTAATGCAGAAATTCTTGTTTCAGTTTTAGAGAATCAACCATCACCTTTTCTAGATACCGTTTTATTGAACGCAGGATTAGGTTTTTATGCAAATGGAAAGGTGAATAGCGTAAAAGAAGGCGTAGAAGAAGCGAGAAAAATCATTGCTTCTGGGGCTGCTCGCGAAAAATTAGCACAATTAATTGAGAAACAAAAGGAGGTCCAGTAA
- a CDS encoding aminodeoxychorismate/anthranilate synthase component II: protein MILLVDNYDSFTHNLAHQFNAELVILRNDDPALIETAKKASAIVFSPGPGRPDEAGLMEEIIRRFYKEKPMLGICLGHQALGEVFGGKISIATKIMHGKVSKLKHEQQGLFRDVTLDTDIMRYHSLIIEPDTLPEVFEVYGYADDEIMAIKHKEYPVYGLQFHPESIGTIEGQTMIDTFLEVVEDK, encoded by the coding sequence ATGATTTTATTAGTTGATAATTATGATTCGTTTACACACAATTTGGCACATCAATTTAATGCAGAACTTGTCATTTTACGAAATGATGATCCTGCATTAATTGAAACAGCTAAAAAAGCATCCGCAATTGTCTTTTCACCTGGGCCAGGAAGACCAGATGAAGCTGGTTTAATGGAAGAAATCATTCGTCGTTTTTACAAAGAAAAACCGATGCTAGGTATTTGCTTAGGGCATCAAGCATTAGGAGAGGTTTTCGGCGGGAAAATTAGTATTGCTACAAAAATTATGCATGGGAAAGTTTCTAAATTAAAGCATGAGCAACAAGGATTGTTTCGTGATGTAACTTTAGATACAGATATCATGCGTTATCACTCATTAATTATTGAACCAGATACATTACCAGAAGTTTTTGAAGTATATGGGTATGCAGATGATGAAATTATGGCGATTAAGCATAAAGAATACCCTGTTTATGGATTACAATTCCATCCAGAATCAATTGGTACAATAGAGGGTCAGACAATGATTGATACATTCCTAGAGGTAGTGGAGGATAAATAA
- the trpE gene encoding anthranilate synthase component I, which translates to MKITRQIQGDYLTPVSIFLRIQHDKKFLLESNPREAEEGARYSIVALDPVKVLRYQEGIFSVNGESFPCSDPLKELEKHILHDEEIIPEIPFQGGAIGYAGYDVAACYENIGQIPKDELDVPDIYFYVFETFVVYDHRTEIVTIVHSNAYSKKTVVEMETRIQEIVGFLQTPTSKELIEKKDINLPFTSNVSQEEFENRVRKAKKLIEEGDLFQIVLSQRLQAEFELDPFDYYRYLRLSNPSSYMYFLNFEELQVVGCSPESLVSVKNGLVTTNPIAGTRKRGATVEEDVALAEELLADEKERAEHMMLIDLGRNDIGQIAKRGTVRLPINMTIEKYRYVMHIVSLVTGELKEDLTPMDALRATLPAGTVSGAPKIRAMTRIYELEPVKRGMYAGAVGYYSMDNQADFAIAIRTMLIKDKKAYIQAGAGIVADSDPTAEYYETLQKAKALLEVGR; encoded by the coding sequence ATGAAAATTACTCGACAAATACAAGGGGATTATTTAACGCCGGTATCTATTTTTTTAAGAATTCAACATGATAAAAAATTTTTATTAGAAAGCAACCCTCGTGAAGCTGAAGAAGGAGCACGTTATTCAATTGTTGCACTTGATCCTGTTAAAGTATTACGTTATCAAGAAGGGATTTTTTCAGTAAATGGCGAAAGTTTTCCTTGTTCCGATCCACTAAAAGAATTGGAGAAGCACATCCTTCATGACGAAGAAATAATTCCTGAAATTCCATTCCAGGGTGGAGCGATTGGGTACGCGGGTTATGATGTGGCTGCTTGTTATGAAAATATTGGACAAATTCCAAAAGATGAATTAGATGTACCAGATATCTATTTCTACGTTTTTGAAACTTTTGTTGTATACGATCATCGTACTGAAATAGTGACTATCGTTCATTCAAATGCCTACAGCAAAAAAACAGTCGTTGAAATGGAAACGCGTATTCAAGAGATTGTTGGCTTTTTACAAACACCAACATCAAAAGAATTAATTGAGAAAAAAGACATCAATTTACCATTCACTAGTAATGTTAGTCAAGAAGAATTTGAAAATCGTGTTCGTAAAGCGAAAAAATTAATTGAAGAAGGCGATTTATTCCAAATTGTTTTATCACAACGGCTACAAGCCGAATTTGAGTTAGATCCATTTGATTATTATCGCTACTTACGTCTCTCCAATCCGTCTTCGTATATGTATTTCCTCAATTTTGAAGAATTACAAGTGGTAGGTTGTTCACCAGAAAGTCTTGTTAGTGTAAAGAATGGACTTGTGACAACTAATCCGATTGCTGGTACTAGAAAGCGAGGCGCAACAGTTGAAGAAGATGTGGCGTTAGCAGAAGAATTATTAGCAGATGAAAAAGAACGTGCAGAACATATGATGTTAATCGATTTAGGAAGAAATGACATTGGACAAATTGCTAAACGTGGGACTGTACGATTACCAATAAATATGACCATTGAAAAGTATCGTTATGTCATGCACATTGTTTCTCTAGTAACTGGAGAGCTAAAAGAAGATTTAACACCAATGGATGCATTAAGAGCAACCTTACCAGCAGGTACTGTCAGTGGGGCTCCGAAAATTCGTGCTATGACTCGTATCTATGAATTAGAACCAGTCAAACGAGGCATGTATGCTGGGGCTGTGGGATATTATTCTATGGATAATCAAGCCGACTTTGCAATAGCCATTCGTACCATGCTAATTAAAGATAAAAAAGCTTATATTCAAGCAGGTGCAGGCATAGTGGCAGATTCAGATCCAACAGCTGAATATTATGAGACATTACAAAAAGCTAAAGCCCTTTTGGAGGTGGGAAGATGA
- a CDS encoding class I SAM-dependent DNA methyltransferase, producing the protein MAYETFAFVYDEVMDTDLYKRWLDFSLRHLGERKQILELACGTGALAVEFAKGGFDVTALDLSEEMLMIASGRAQEAEVAIQFVEGDMLDLSDVGTYQAITCFSDSICYMQNEMDVQQVFDGVYQILENDGIFIFDVHSTYQIDEVFPSYSYHYQTEEFAFLWDSYQGEEAHSIEHFLTFFVQDEDGHFIREDELHQERTYSLDTYLMLLENAGFSHVESYADFIDSEPNEKSRRWFFVCHK; encoded by the coding sequence ATGGCTTATGAAACTTTTGCATTCGTTTACGATGAGGTAATGGATACTGATTTATATAAACGTTGGCTAGATTTTTCATTACGTCATCTTGGCGAGCGCAAGCAAATTTTGGAGTTAGCTTGTGGTACAGGTGCATTAGCAGTTGAATTTGCAAAAGGTGGTTTTGATGTGACTGCCTTAGATTTATCAGAAGAAATGTTGATGATTGCAAGTGGACGCGCACAAGAAGCAGAAGTAGCTATTCAATTTGTTGAAGGAGATATGTTAGATTTATCTGATGTCGGTACTTATCAAGCAATTACTTGTTTTTCTGATTCTATTTGTTATATGCAAAATGAAATGGATGTTCAACAAGTTTTTGATGGCGTATATCAAATCCTTGAAAATGATGGGATTTTTATTTTCGATGTACATTCAACCTATCAGATTGATGAAGTATTCCCTTCATATAGTTATCATTATCAAACGGAAGAGTTTGCTTTTTTATGGGATAGCTATCAAGGCGAAGAAGCCCATAGCATTGAGCATTTCTTGACATTTTTTGTTCAAGATGAAGACGGTCATTTTATTCGTGAAGATGAATTGCATCAAGAAAGAACGTATTCATTAGATACCTATCTAATGTTGCTAGAAAATGCTGGTTTTAGTCATGTTGAATCATATGCTGATTTCATTGATAGTGAACCGAATGAAAAAAGTCGTCGTTGGTTTTTTGTTTGCCATAAATAG
- the rsfS gene encoding ribosome silencing factor, translated as MLEIAVRAADSKHAEDIMALDVHEISLLADYFVICSGNSERQINAIVDEIIEQVEKQQVEVKRVEGKDGGKWVLIDLSDVIIHVFSNSERDFYNLEKLWSDAPLVDINEWVVE; from the coding sequence ATTTTAGAAATCGCTGTTCGTGCAGCTGATTCTAAACATGCAGAAGACATTATGGCATTAGACGTACATGAAATTTCATTATTAGCAGATTATTTTGTAATTTGTTCAGGAAACAGTGAGCGTCAAATTAATGCGATTGTTGATGAAATTATTGAACAAGTAGAAAAACAACAAGTAGAAGTGAAACGCGTAGAAGGTAAAGATGGTGGCAAATGGGTATTAATCGATTTAAGCGACGTTATTATCCATGTATTCAGCAATTCTGAGCGTGATTTTTATAATCTTGAAAAACTTTGGTCAGATGCACCATTAGTTGATATCAATGAATGGGTCGTTGAGTAA
- the yqeK gene encoding bis(5'-nucleosyl)-tetraphosphatase (symmetrical) YqeK, translating to MKYSGNYTQLERELLMQCVQMQMSEKRFRHVLGVEETAIALAGRYGASLEKASIAALTHDYAKERSDDEFKLVIRRDNFDLDLLNWGNEIWHGLVGANFVQRELEIDDEEILQAIRVHTTGAAEMSLLDKIIYVADYIEPGRNFPGVEEAREIALRNLDNAVAYETKHTLLHLVSKEVPIYPKTIETYNKWVAKK from the coding sequence ATGAAATATAGTGGAAATTATACCCAATTAGAACGAGAATTATTGATGCAATGCGTGCAAATGCAAATGAGTGAAAAACGTTTCCGACATGTTTTAGGTGTGGAAGAAACCGCAATTGCTTTAGCAGGACGATATGGTGCTTCTCTTGAAAAAGCAAGTATCGCTGCATTGACGCATGATTATGCCAAAGAACGTTCTGACGATGAATTTAAATTAGTTATTCGCCGTGATAATTTTGATTTAGATTTGTTAAATTGGGGAAATGAGATTTGGCATGGGCTAGTAGGTGCTAATTTTGTTCAACGTGAGCTAGAAATAGATGATGAAGAAATTCTACAAGCTATCCGTGTGCATACAACCGGAGCTGCCGAAATGTCGTTATTAGATAAAATTATTTATGTGGCAGACTATATTGAACCTGGTCGTAATTTTCCTGGAGTAGAAGAGGCGCGAGAAATTGCCTTGAGAAACTTAGATAATGCAGTTGCTTATGAAACGAAACATACACTATTACATCTTGTAAGTAAAGAAGTACCAATTTATCCAAAAACAATTGAAACATATAACAAATGGGTTGCAAAAAAGTAA
- a CDS encoding nicotinate-nucleotide adenylyltransferase, whose amino-acid sequence MEPIRTSPRKQVGILGGTFNPVHIAHLITADQVGKALGLETVALMPSNQPPHQDEKKTIDAVHRLQMLELAIVDNPLLSIEPIELQRAGKSYTYDTMKLLTEQNPDTDYYFIIGGDMVEYLPKWYKIDELMQMVNFVGVRRPNYPTETEYPIIWIDVPLMDVSSTQLRKKIAQGCSVNYLVPPNVVNYIQEKGLYLDEI is encoded by the coding sequence ATGGAACCAATTCGTACCTCACCGCGAAAGCAAGTAGGGATTCTTGGCGGGACATTTAATCCCGTCCATATCGCTCATCTCATTACGGCCGATCAAGTGGGAAAAGCTTTAGGTTTAGAAACTGTGGCGTTAATGCCTTCGAACCAGCCCCCACATCAAGATGAAAAAAAGACGATTGATGCAGTTCATCGTTTGCAAATGTTGGAATTAGCGATTGTTGATAATCCGCTACTATCCATTGAACCGATTGAATTACAACGTGCAGGTAAAAGCTATACGTACGATACTATGAAGTTATTGACAGAACAAAATCCAGATACCGATTATTATTTCATAATTGGTGGTGATATGGTGGAGTATCTACCCAAATGGTATAAAATAGATGAGTTAATGCAAATGGTGAATTTTGTCGGTGTTCGTCGACCTAATTATCCGACTGAAACAGAATATCCAATTATTTGGATTGACGTACCACTGATGGATGTTAGTTCTACTCAATTGCGTAAAAAAATTGCACAAGGTTGTTCTGTAAATTACCTCGTTCCGCCAAATGTGGTAAACTATATTCAAGAAAAGGGGCTGTACCTAGATGAAATATAG
- the yhbY gene encoding ribosome assembly RNA-binding protein YhbY, translated as MELRGKQKRFLRSEAHHLQPIFQVGKGGLNDAMITQIGEALEKRELIKVSLLQNTDEIAEDVAAELEAALHCDIVQIIGRVLVVFKPSSKEKYQKISSRVRSI; from the coding sequence ATGGAATTAAGAGGAAAACAAAAGCGTTTTTTACGCAGTGAAGCACACCATTTACAACCAATTTTTCAAGTAGGAAAAGGTGGCTTAAATGATGCAATGATTACTCAAATTGGCGAAGCGTTAGAAAAACGTGAACTAATCAAAGTATCCTTGCTACAAAATACCGATGAAATTGCTGAAGATGTAGCAGCTGAATTAGAAGCTGCTTTACACTGTGATATTGTTCAAATTATTGGACGCGTCTTAGTGGTATTTAAACCATCATCAAAAGAAAAATATCAAAAAATTTCATCACGTGTTCGTTCAATTTAA
- the yqeH gene encoding ribosome biogenesis GTPase YqeH: protein MTETIQCIGCGVTIQTENKDELGYTPNAALEKGLETGDVYCQRCFRLRHYNEIQDVSLTDDDFLRLLNELGQKDALIVNVVDIFDFNGSLIPGLHRFVGNNPVLLVGNKVDILPKSLKKSKLTQWMRERAHEAGLRPVDVLLTSAKKPHELSTLLDAIEEYREGQDVYVVGVTNVGKSTLINQIIRQSAGVQELITTSRFPGTTLDKIEIPLEDGQFLIDTPGIIHRHQMAHYLGKKDLKIVAPHKEIKPKSYQLNAEQTLFLGGLARFDFIQGERSSFIAYVSNDVEIHRTKLAKADEFYNKHVGGLLQPPRAEEVSEFPELVRFEFSVKEKTDIVFAGLGWITVTKPGVVAGWAPKGVDVLKRKALI from the coding sequence ATGACAGAAACAATTCAATGTATCGGTTGTGGGGTAACTATCCAAACTGAGAATAAAGACGAATTAGGCTATACACCTAATGCCGCATTAGAAAAAGGGTTAGAAACAGGAGACGTTTATTGCCAACGCTGTTTTAGATTGCGTCATTATAACGAAATTCAAGATGTTTCTTTAACAGATGATGATTTTTTACGTCTATTAAATGAATTAGGGCAAAAGGACGCATTAATTGTCAATGTGGTGGATATATTCGATTTCAATGGCTCCCTTATTCCAGGATTACACCGTTTTGTAGGAAATAATCCAGTGTTATTAGTAGGGAACAAGGTGGATATCTTACCTAAATCATTAAAAAAATCAAAATTAACACAATGGATGCGTGAACGGGCCCATGAAGCTGGTTTACGCCCAGTGGATGTTTTGTTGACGAGTGCGAAAAAACCACATGAATTATCGACGTTATTGGATGCGATTGAAGAATATCGTGAAGGACAAGATGTCTATGTTGTGGGAGTAACGAATGTTGGAAAATCAACGTTGATTAATCAAATTATTCGTCAATCAGCCGGTGTCCAAGAATTAATTACTACTTCCCGTTTTCCAGGAACAACATTAGATAAGATTGAAATTCCTTTAGAAGATGGTCAGTTTTTAATTGATACACCAGGGATTATTCATCGACATCAAATGGCTCATTATTTAGGGAAAAAAGATTTAAAAATTGTTGCACCACACAAGGAAATTAAACCAAAATCTTACCAATTAAATGCTGAACAAACATTATTTTTAGGTGGATTGGCACGCTTTGATTTTATCCAAGGTGAGCGTAGTTCATTTATTGCATATGTTTCAAATGATGTAGAAATTCATCGAACAAAATTGGCAAAAGCAGATGAATTTTATAACAAGCATGTAGGAGGACTTTTACAACCACCGCGTGCAGAAGAAGTTTCTGAGTTTCCAGAACTTGTTCGCTTTGAATTTTCAGTGAAAGAAAAAACAGATATTGTTTTTGCTGGACTTGGTTGGATTACTGTAACAAAACCTGGTGTTGTTGCAGGTTGGGCTCCAAAAGGGGTCGACGTTCTAAAAAGAAAAGCATTGATATAA
- a CDS encoding YqeG family HAD IIIA-type phosphatase has translation MFSNYKPTWMVDAIYKVTPEQLNKHGIKAVLTDLDNTLIAWNNPDGTEELRIWLESMKKAEIPVIVVSNNNAERVGRALQAFELDFVARALKPFAKGINKACKDLGVEKDAIVMVGDQIMTDIRAANRAGVKSILVRPVIDTDSWKTQLNRKMEKKIMNYLLNKHPEMKWQGEI, from the coding sequence ATGTTTTCAAATTACAAACCAACTTGGATGGTAGATGCGATTTATAAAGTGACACCTGAACAATTAAATAAGCATGGTATCAAAGCTGTGTTGACTGATTTAGACAATACTTTAATTGCTTGGAACAATCCCGATGGTACAGAAGAATTACGTATATGGCTTGAATCCATGAAAAAAGCTGAAATTCCTGTCATTGTGGTGTCAAACAATAATGCTGAACGTGTCGGACGAGCACTTCAAGCTTTTGAACTTGATTTTGTTGCACGTGCATTAAAACCTTTTGCGAAAGGAATTAATAAAGCATGTAAGGATCTTGGCGTAGAAAAAGATGCCATTGTAATGGTAGGCGATCAAATAATGACTGATATCCGGGCAGCTAATCGTGCTGGTGTGAAGAGTATTTTGGTACGTCCGGTTATTGATACAGATAGCTGGAAAACACAATTAAACCGTAAAATGGAAAAAAAAATTATGAACTATCTTTTAAACAAACATCCAGAAATGAAATGGCAAGGTGAAATATAA
- a CDS encoding amidase, which produces MKDGLFWAEQLKIKQISFQEYVEEIERKVLKENPLLNALVTFDKESALKQYNETKNIQETPFAGLPIPLKMLGQSKKDWLTTSGSRLFINQRASYTSHFVHSLEKNGFIPLGQTAAPEFGFKNVTDANIYGDTRNPWNLAYSAGGSSGGAAAVVAAGFFPIAAASDGGGSIRIPASFNGLIGLKPTRGTIPVGPTGWRGWQGASISFGLTVSMRDTQALFYGMRGTELAAPYHAPQVEWQHQQATQKKSLRIAFSTISPVGTTVSEEAIQAVKEAIDFLESQGHEVTDISYPVDGPRLIRDYYQMNGAETAAMFEEISHGLQREVTKEDMELMTWGIYQYGTKLSAASYVHSLQSWDEAAYQMETLFETYDLFLTPTTAYPAPKIATDLQSDEIRTRLANAAELSANEAAQVVYDMFEASLALSPYTQLANLTGQPAISLPTFVTNEGLPLGIQFMASKGREDLLLQIGWAFEENQQFKLPKIYRR; this is translated from the coding sequence ATGAAAGATGGATTATTTTGGGCAGAACAATTAAAAATAAAACAAATATCTTTTCAAGAATATGTAGAAGAAATTGAACGTAAGGTCTTAAAAGAAAACCCACTGTTAAATGCCTTAGTCACATTTGATAAAGAGTCAGCATTGAAGCAATATAATGAAACAAAAAATATTCAAGAGACACCTTTTGCAGGATTACCGATTCCATTAAAGATGTTAGGACAATCTAAAAAAGATTGGTTAACGACATCTGGCAGTCGTTTATTTATTAACCAACGTGCATCATATACGAGTCATTTTGTTCATTCATTAGAAAAAAATGGTTTCATTCCTTTAGGACAAACCGCTGCACCAGAATTTGGTTTTAAAAATGTAACGGACGCTAATATTTATGGCGATACGAGAAATCCCTGGAACTTAGCATATTCAGCAGGCGGTTCAAGTGGAGGAGCTGCTGCTGTTGTAGCTGCTGGTTTTTTTCCGATTGCTGCTGCTAGTGATGGAGGTGGTTCCATTCGTATTCCAGCTTCTTTTAATGGATTAATTGGGTTAAAACCAACGAGAGGAACGATACCAGTAGGACCTACAGGCTGGCGTGGCTGGCAAGGAGCCTCCATTTCTTTTGGATTGACTGTTTCGATGCGTGATACACAAGCACTGTTTTATGGGATGAGAGGAACAGAGCTTGCTGCACCATATCACGCGCCCCAAGTAGAGTGGCAACATCAACAAGCTACGCAAAAAAAATCATTGCGGATAGCTTTTTCAACAATTTCTCCAGTAGGTACAACAGTTTCTGAAGAGGCGATTCAGGCGGTGAAAGAAGCGATTGACTTTTTAGAAAGTCAAGGACATGAAGTGACAGACATTTCTTATCCAGTTGACGGACCACGATTGATTCGTGATTATTATCAAATGAATGGGGCGGAAACAGCAGCTATGTTTGAAGAGATTTCACATGGATTACAGCGTGAAGTTACCAAAGAAGACATGGAGTTGATGACTTGGGGGATTTATCAATATGGCACCAAATTATCGGCAGCAAGCTACGTCCATTCGTTGCAATCGTGGGATGAAGCAGCATACCAGATGGAGACCCTTTTTGAAACATATGATTTATTTTTGACACCAACTACTGCATATCCCGCACCTAAAATAGCTACGGATTTACAAAGTGATGAGATTCGTACACGCTTAGCAAATGCAGCAGAGCTCTCAGCAAATGAAGCAGCTCAAGTCGTGTATGATATGTTTGAAGCAAGCTTAGCATTGTCGCCATACACGCAACTAGCTAATTTAACAGGACAACCAGCCATTAGCTTACCAACTTTTGTCACAAACGAAGGATTACCATTAGGCATTCAATTTATGGCGTCTAAAGGACGAGAAGATTTACTTTTACAAATCGGTTGGGCCTTTGAAGAGAACCAACAGTTTAAACTTCCTAAAATTTATCGCAGATAA